In Populus nigra chromosome 1, ddPopNigr1.1, whole genome shotgun sequence, one genomic interval encodes:
- the LOC133699436 gene encoding uncharacterized protein LOC133699436 isoform X2, giving the protein MGGPASSSSSEEEDANWKAAIESIAATTTFANKVLSSTSNGSTSRSAPTTEAYAENSQDSRKLKHYQIKAQKCLDIILERTLEMVRDPVSDNDLDANDVGVRLFKHSPAGIVFDHLDEIQGPRKRPRILPGHGIDEKSKKFRHQIQSIAVDGADIISEARDAEQKSLAQLEAKEAKAKAKAKKEEERVVELKRIRGERWLPSIAREMQLNKTSRQVI; this is encoded by the exons ATGGGAGGTCCAgctagcagcagcagcagcgaaGAGGAAGATGCAAATTGGAAAGCAGCTATCGAATCAATAGCTGCAACTACCACTTTTGCTAACAAGGTTCTTAGCAGTACTTCTAATGGCTCAACGTCCCGTTCAGCACCCACTACAGAAGCATATGCAGAGAACTCCCAGGATTCTCGAAAGCTCAAGCACTACCAAATTAAG GCGCAAAAGTGTTTGGATATCATCTTGGAAAGGACTCTAGAGATGGTTAGAGATCCTGTCTCAGATAATGATCTAGATGCAAACGATGTTGGGGTAAGGTTGTTTAAGCATTCTCCCGCTGGAATTGTATTTGACCATTTAG ATGAAATTCAAGGGCCAAGAAAGAGACCACGAATCCTACCGGGACACGGTattgatgaaaaatcaaagaag TTTAGGCATCAAATCCAGTCCATTGCTGTTGATGGGGCGGACATAATTTCTGAAGCAAGGGATGCAGAGCAAAAATCATTAGCTCAATTAGAAGCTAaagaagcaaaagcaaaagccaAAGccaaaaaggaggaagaaagagTTGTAGAATTGAAACGGATCAGGGGGGAGAGATGGCTACCTTCTATTGCCAGGGAAATGCAG TTAAATAAAACTTCTAGACAAGTAATCTAG
- the LOC133699436 gene encoding uncharacterized protein LOC133699436 isoform X1, whose product MGGPASSSSSEEEDANWKAAIESIAATTTFANKVLSSTSNGSTSRSAPTTEAYAENSQDSRKLKHYQIKAQKCLDIILERTLEMVRDPVSDNDLDANDVGVRLFKHSPAGIVFDHLDEIQGPRKRPRILPGHGIDEKSKKFRHQIQSIAVDGADIISEARDAEQKSLAQLEAKEAKAKAKAKKEEERVVELKRIRGERWLPSIAREMQVPSKKMKTIIKVWAINELGVINMN is encoded by the exons ATGGGAGGTCCAgctagcagcagcagcagcgaaGAGGAAGATGCAAATTGGAAAGCAGCTATCGAATCAATAGCTGCAACTACCACTTTTGCTAACAAGGTTCTTAGCAGTACTTCTAATGGCTCAACGTCCCGTTCAGCACCCACTACAGAAGCATATGCAGAGAACTCCCAGGATTCTCGAAAGCTCAAGCACTACCAAATTAAG GCGCAAAAGTGTTTGGATATCATCTTGGAAAGGACTCTAGAGATGGTTAGAGATCCTGTCTCAGATAATGATCTAGATGCAAACGATGTTGGGGTAAGGTTGTTTAAGCATTCTCCCGCTGGAATTGTATTTGACCATTTAG ATGAAATTCAAGGGCCAAGAAAGAGACCACGAATCCTACCGGGACACGGTattgatgaaaaatcaaagaag TTTAGGCATCAAATCCAGTCCATTGCTGTTGATGGGGCGGACATAATTTCTGAAGCAAGGGATGCAGAGCAAAAATCATTAGCTCAATTAGAAGCTAaagaagcaaaagcaaaagccaAAGccaaaaaggaggaagaaagagTTGTAGAATTGAAACGGATCAGGGGGGAGAGATGGCTACCTTCTATTGCCAGGGAAATGCAG GTTCCAAGCAAAAAGATGAAAACCATAATCAAGGTTTGGGCAATCAATGAACTGGGAGTCATCAACATGAACTAA